ttgtttaatattttgatattcattACATTGGATCTTATAATTTAATAGATGCAATGGCATTTAAAAGCCAGCTCCTTTCGTTAGATACACTTATGTATTTTGTAGGACCATCGCAATATTCAAATATTCCCGAAACGACACCCACAAGTTGTTGGTCTACAACCAATGGTCCACCAGAGTCACCATAACAAGCCGTTTGTACATTAGATCcggcaaaaatgaaaaactgaTTAACCCCTAATATACGGGCGCATACGCCTTGAAGGTGAACCGGATTCGAGAGCTTTGGAAATGCTGATGTTGCTCCCCATCCGGAAACCTTTGCAACTGTTCCAGGAGCAGGATTCCTCTCGGCCAAAGGGATACTCTTGACTTTGTCGGTGAAATTAAGAGGCTCACTTAATCGCATGACGGCAATGTCTTTGGTCAAATTTGTACTGTTATAATTCTCGTGAGACCTTATGGCGGCCACTTTGACAAGGGTTCCTTTGGAGTTCAACAACGACGAGCCCACGCGAATTAGGAAATCTTTGGCCTCCAGTCGGCGTCTTTCTTTATCAAAACGGCAGTGGGCAGCAGTTATGATAATATCCTTGTTGTAAATAGAGCCTCCACAGTAGTGTTCCCCATTCACTTGTAGGGACACCTGCCAAGGAGCCTGTTCTATTTCAATGTTCTGCCCACCGACAATCCTTTCCTCCGGTCGAGGAACTCGTCTTGCAGACAGGAAGTTTATAGCCAATAGCAGTAGAAAACTCTGGATGAACATCTTCACTGGCTTGGTTACGACCTTGGATCACGATGTCTGAACTACCGACGGAGCTAGTATTTTATATGCCAAGGCCTGTAAGGGTCTTTAGTTATTTCTAAATTTAGCACAAGTTTCAGCGTGGGGAGTTCCagtaattttttcatattctGCAAACATTGCTTAGTCCCCTAAGATAagacacatttaaaatatcgAAACCTATTAGACTATATATAGAACAGGAATGCTTACTATAATAATTACTAATTCTATATTGGTTTTGACTATATTTGGCACAAGAAGTGACAACAATATAACTTTAAGGGCGTGgacaaggtttttttttttaattttattgactcATATGTTGCTTAgcaattttgcaattttaggCAAGGATTCAATGTGTTTCATTAATTATACccatttacttatttaatacATAAGATATGAATTATAGAGGTACGGTCCTTGctttacatttaatatttaactgaGTGACTCAGAAACTCGTAAGCAGTTAAAACAAAGCgagaattaaatttgttacaaaaaagtaaattagCTAAGTTGCAAAGCAATGTATAATATTAatctaaaacaagaaaagaagcctggaagctaataaaaaaaatattcaacagAACGtcttaattttgatttgtatgCGTATAGTTTATTTTCCTATTAATCTTTTATTCTCttctatggaagctatatgacaGTTGTTGTCcgatatttataaaatttaatctgTAGTTCTATAATAGTAAACAATCTCGGAGTATATTCGTTTAATTATACCCTtgtagagggtattataatttcagacagaagtttgcaacgcagtgaaggagacatttccgaccctataaagtatatatattcttgatcagcatcactaggagagtcgatctagccatgtccgtctgtccgtccgtctgtccgtccgtttctacgcaaactagtctctcagttttaaagctatctgcatgaaactttcccaaaagttgtctttctattgcaggtagtatatagtagtcggaacgagccggatcggacgactatagcatatgcatagctaccataggaacaatcgaaaaaaaaaaaataaaaaaaattataactttgctgttttttaattttttttttatttcttcgacatatagtaatggttaaatatttcagaattacggtttaaatttaatcaaaatcgaacgactataacataaagctccaatggaaacagtaaaaaaatatgacttattaataatttgacagttcagaattaccgttttaattttattaaaatcggaaaacgatatcatatagctgccatagaaactatcgatgcttcaatgcttttaaacatatatgaaAGTAAATCACCTAACctaaagtaaatcataattttaatgctttcaagaataataaatttttgcaatagttgcaagggtatatgaacttcggcttgccgaagtttgcttcctttcttgttatcaTTGAATACCATTACCAGAATAGTGTAAATTCGATATTAAAAACCACTTTCGCTCTTTATTAGAACTTATTAGTTATTGAGAAAGTttcataaagaaaaaaaatggtcaTAGAAACCAATTGTTGCATGCATTTTAGACAGTATGgtatgaaaaatgaaaaaaggaCAAACGTTCAGGTGGATATAGCTAGACCGATTCTTTAAGCGATTCTGATCAttaatatatagtatatatatagattatagattccGAAATGCCCCCTTCacagcgttgcaaactttccactgacttataatttaaaaaaccttgTCTACGCCTTCAAAGATACATTGCTTTCTCTTCTTGTGCTAAATTTAGTCCACAACAATTGaatataaactttaatttatttttcaaataagtaagaattgtttctttattaagTCTAATTGGTTTCTGTAATTTACGTTTTTCTTATCTTTAAGGGAGTAAGCCATATTAGCAGGAAACGGAATAATGATTAACATTCCCCACGTTGAAACTTGTGCTAAATTTAGAAATAACTAAAGAACCTTACAGACCATGGCATATAAAA
The sequence above is a segment of the Drosophila gunungcola strain Sukarami unplaced genomic scaffold, Dgunungcola_SK_2 000060F, whole genome shotgun sequence genome. Coding sequences within it:
- the LOC128264213 gene encoding trypsin beta-like translates to MFIQSFLLLLAINFLSARRVPRPEERIVGGQNIEIEQAPWQVSLQVNGEHYCGGSIYNKDIIITAAHCRFDKERRRLEAKDFLIRVGSSLLNSKGTLVKVAAIRSHENYNSTNLTKDIAVMRLSEPLNFTDKVKSIPLAERNPAPGTVAKVSGWGATSAFPKLSNPVHLQGVCARILGVNQFFIFAGSNVQTACYGDSGGPLVVDQQLVGVVSGIFEYCDGPTKYISVSNERSWLLNAIASIKL